The following are from one region of the Littorina saxatilis isolate snail1 linkage group LG2, US_GU_Lsax_2.0, whole genome shotgun sequence genome:
- the LOC138958664 gene encoding uncharacterized protein encodes MVRADLIPEERYLAKKKETTLAEKKTRKLCPTAVAHIDCPYFDAKTEVVILEDPIYPVLIGKWYGVGQNKRKTPLFPVRDPSWYQGETNAAVSTRKQEKRKKKRNEKPVPGTSHDDRNTHKMYSPQDLKKAQNDDETLAKVRQMAVSGESFHGVKYVYKKEILYRTTLDKTGSESSKVVVPKEMRSKVLSFGHDHPMTGHLGQKKTTDRIRCEFWWPGLVGDIKRYCLSCDTCQRTAPKGRTKKAPQDSLGFSPFEMRYGKTIRGPMQVLRRAWTDEWVEGDQKTSAEYVVDLSNRIDEKKEEAEEHIAVVIEEDDTMNDDIFRIDTQKMIPLLETTRTEDVTSVNFCKELSRERTKEAKAICSAFSKNLTDVPITTNLEKCRIELTEKKPVFVRPRLVPHAMVKTVEDEIDEMLKLGVIEPANSPYNAPIVFVKKKGGKKYRVVTTMEQII; translated from the coding sequence ATGGTCAGGGCCGACCTTATACCTGAAGAAAGGTACttggcaaagaaaaaagaaactacGCTCGCAGAGAAGAAAACACGGAAATTGTGTCCCACAGCTGTGGCCCACATTGACTGTCCGTATTTTGATGCCAAAACCGAAGTGGTCATACTCGAAGATCCCATTTATCCTGTCCTCATAGGAAAATGGTATGGTGTAGGCCAGAACAAGAGGAAGACCCCTTTGTTTCCAGTACGTGACCCGAGTTGGTATCAAGGTGAGACCAACGCGGCGGTCAGTACACGGAagcaagagaagagaaaaaaaaaacggaaTGAGAAACCTGTGCCGGGAACTAGTCATGatgacagaaatacacacaagaTGTATTCCCCGCAAGATCTCAAGAAGGCTCAGAATGATGATGAAACACTGGCAAAAGTACGCCAAATGGCTGTTTCAGGAGAATCATTCCACGGTGTGAAATATGTatacaagaaagaaatcttGTACAGGACAACCCTCGACAAAACCGGGAGTGAATCTAGTAAAGTCGTTGTTCCCAAAGAAATGAGAAGCAAAGTGCTTTCTTTTGGGCACGACCACCCGATGACAGGTCATCTCGGGCAGAAGAAAACCACTGATAGAATCAGGTGTGAGTTCTGGTGGCCAGGTTTGGTCGGAGACATAAAACGTTACTGTCTCTCGtgtgacacatgccaaagaacAGCGCCAAAAGGCAGAACCAAGAAAGCACCTCAAGACAGTCTGGGGTTCTCACCCTTTGAAATGCGGTATGGCAAGACCATCAGAGGTCCCATGCAGGTTCTACGTCGTGCATGGACTGATGAATGGGTCGAAGGTGATCAGAAGACGTCAGCAGAATACGTTGTCGACCTCAGCAACAGaattgacgaaaaaaaagaagaagcagaagaacacATCGCCGTAGTCATCGAGGAAGATGATACGATGAACGATGATATCTTCCGAATAGACACTCAGAAGATGATTCCTCTGCTGGAAACTACTCGTACAGAAGATGTCACAAGCGTGAACTTCTGTAAAGAATTGAgtagagaaagaacaaaagaggcGAAAGCGATCTGTAGTGCATTCTCCAAGAATCTGACTGATGTACCGATTACTACCAACTTGGAGAAGTGCAGAATCGAACTTACAGAGAAGAAACCTGTGTTTGTTCGACCGAGACTCGTACCTCATGCGATGGTGAAAACGGTCGAAGACGAGATCGACGAGATGTTGAAGCTCGGGGTCATTGAACCGGCAAACTCACCGTACAATGCTCCAATCGTTTTTGTGAAGAAGAAAGGAGGTAAGAAATACCGGGTTGTGACAACCATGGAGCAGATTATTTAA